One genomic window of Arachis hypogaea cultivar Tifrunner chromosome 8, arahy.Tifrunner.gnm2.J5K5, whole genome shotgun sequence includes the following:
- the LOC112706608 gene encoding uncharacterized protein: MEPSNVVSVLLELLVDPVLAANASSQDSPPLSQQQSIAKQVHSVVLLYNYYYRKQHPELDFLPFDEFCKLAVSLRPSLLAHMKWTRKSDETELVDAVNQLSLTEEKIMEACNISRSLDPSKSVPNVEGWPISKVAVLLVDCKMENCFLLSSSITKGVWSLIEKDVDASSLSSIVSSESGNRCYKKRKVIDELQNTKFMQIGYSAVKEAAGVNETDITVLGSYTVYSESKEKEASRFFIMKCSQLINQEANRVHIRDLIQRLQGPLVKMSSSSWSITPVVEFFHLLPYSEVISEWFSRETDSNSLQEPTLGEKNANADGAEGTESHISKGMNVGLASKPSSDNIESLQQKENNKRCTIAECGSVKEAQDMDLNNSSVVPSQNKECQLNVNTLHVSEDQNMENKSTQHDSNGFTHPIKVVKVDPTMSPITEGGTNNQPACNKIWGSKDSEKGIHEESAPVANNSHSNIEKLQNLLLDSKGETLSQTSLAVLNREKNELTLQRRMIEEDIALCDEKIKRILADVEDSLETKIDAIIEGCNYSWEGNHGGIRKNLEDPCFAPSNETKSWRESVLIAQSPCQELDSICNENIWTIPMYRVSPSDSGFRALVTFKGPDFECSLGGDTCSNPREARESVAARVLANLRSKQKWATDFDSKA, translated from the exons ATGGAACCATCAAATGTAGTTTCGGTGTTGCTTGAATTATTGGTTGACCCAGTTCTTGCTGCAAATGCTTCTAGCCAAGATAGTCCTCCACTATCTCAACAGCAATCAATAGCAAAACAG GTGCATTCTGTTGTGCTGCTGTATAACTATTACTACAGAAAGCAGCACCCGGAGCTAGATTTTCTACCATTTGATGAATTTTGCAAGTTGGCCGTGTCTCTGAGGCCAAGTCTGTTAGCACATATGAAATGGACACGTAAGTCTGATGAAACTGAGCTTGTCGATGCGGTGAATCAGCTATCATTAACAGAAGAAAAGATCATGGAGGCTTGTAATATAAGTAGATCTCTTGATCCATCGAAAAGTGTTCCTAATGTAGAGGGATGGCCTATTTCAAAAGTTGCTGTTCTTTTAGTTGACTGTAAGATGGAAAATTGCTTCTTGTTGTCTAGTTCCATCACTAAGGGGGTGTGGTCACTGATTGAAAAAGATGTGGATGCCTCCAGCTTAAGCTCTATTGTTTCAAGCGAAAGTGGAAATAGGTGCTACAAAAAGCGAAAAGTCATTGATGAACTTCAAAATACAAAGTTTATGCAAATTGGGTACTCTGCTGTAAAGGAAGCTGCAG GTGTCAATGAGACTGATATTACAGTTTTGGGAAGCTACACTGTTTATTCTgagagcaaagagaaagaagCTTCACGCTTTTTTATAATGAAGTGCTCCCAGTTGATCAATCAAGAGGCTAACCGAGTTCATATCCGAGATTTAATTCAAAG GTTGCAGGGTCCTCTGGTCAAAATGAGTTCTAGCAGTTGGAGTATCACTCCAGTTGTTGAGTTCTTCCATTTGCTTCCTTATTCTGAAGTAATATCAGAATGGTTTTCTAG AGAAACCGACTCCAACAGTTTGCAAGAACCAACCCTAGGAGAGAAAAATGCAAATGCAGACGGTGCCGAGGGGACAGAATCACATATAAGCAAGGGCATGAATGTTGGCCTTGCTAGCAAGCCAAGCAGTGATAATATAGAATCACTGCAGCAAAAAGAGAACAACAAAAGATGTACCATTGCAGAGTGTGGTTCTGTCAAGGAGGCCCAGGATATGGATTTGAACAACTCTTCTGTTGTTCCATCTCAAAATAAGGAATGCCAGCTTAATGTCAATACTTTACATGTTAGTGAAGATCAGAATATGGAAAATAAGTCCACGCAACACGACTCCAATGGATTTACACACCCTATTAAG GTTGTGAAGGTTGATCCAACAATGAGTCCTATTACTGAGGGCGGGACTAACAATCAACCTGCTTGTAATAAGATTTGGGGCTCTAAAGATTCTGAAAAAGGCATCCATGAAGAATCTGCTCCAGTTGCAAATAATTCTCATTCAAATATTGAGAAGCTCCAAAATCTTTTATTAGATTCAAAAGGGGAGACACTGTCACAAACATCTCTCGCTGTTCTTAATCGAGAGAAGAATGAGCTG ACTCTTCAGCGTCGAATGATAGAAGAGGATATTGCTCTATGTGatgaaaaaattaagagaattttAGCTG ATGTGGAAGATAGTTTGGAAACAAAGATAGATGCCATTATAGAGGGTTGTAATTATTCATGGGAAGGAAATCATGGAGGGATAAGAAAAAATCTCGAGGATCCATGCTTTGCTCCATCCAATGAGACGAAAAGTTGGAGAGAGTCTGTACTCATTGCACAAAGTCCTTGCCAG GAACTAGACAGTATATGTAATGAAAATATTTGGACCATACCGATGTATCGAGTATCTCCATCAGACA GTGGATTCCGAGCTTTGGTGACCTTTAAAGGACCCGACTTTGAGTGTTCATTGGGGGGTGACACTTGTTCCAATCCTCGCGAAGCAAGAGAGTCGGTTGCTGCAAGGGTGTTGGCTAACTTAAGAAGCAAGCAAAAATGGGCTACTGATTTTGACTCCAAGGCATAG